Proteins found in one Sorghum bicolor cultivar BTx623 chromosome 1, Sorghum_bicolor_NCBIv3, whole genome shotgun sequence genomic segment:
- the LOC8062801 gene encoding proline-rich protein 2 has protein sequence MGTLPRCLLAGICAAALLAAVVVAHGAEPETASMVVGLAKCADCSRKNMKPEAVFNGLQVAVKCKNADGVFVTKALGEVDRTGAFSVPLAADLLREDGELKQDCFAQLHSAANQPCPGQEPSWIVRSATSEYDDDKTKKTFVAVAGKVHYPSKECASAFLCYHFFKKHLLHKKPTVMSPHIHKKPAVPEYKPPTTTTPVPVYHSPVPEYKPGHPTPTPIYHPTAEHKTQNHETDTEKFKKLLPFIKKNPFFFPKFPKFPGGKEIKA, from the exons aTGGGGACTCTGCCTCGCTGCCTGCTCGCTGGCATCTGCGCCGCCGCCCTGTTAGCGGCAGTAGTGGTCGCCCATGGTGCCGAGCCCGAGACGGCGTCAATGGTCGTCGGCTTGGCCAAGTGCGCCGACTGCTCCAGGAAGAACATGAAACCTGAGGCGGTATTCAACG GCCTCCAAGTGGCTGTCAAGTGCAAGAACGCCGACGGCGTGTTCGTGACCAAGGCCTTGGGCGAGGTTGACAGGACCGGCGCCTTCAGCGTCCCCCTCGCGGCTGACCTCCTCCGCGAGGACGGCGAGCTGAAGCAGGACTGCTTCGCGCAGCTCCACAGCGCAGCCAACCAGCCATGCCCAGGACAGGAGCCGTCATGGATCGTCCGGTCAGCAACCAGCGAGTACGACGACGACAAGACGAAGAAGACCTTCGTCGCAGTGGCCGGCAAGGTGCACTACCCATCCAAGGAGTGCGCCTCTGCGTTCCTCTGCTACCATTTCTTCAAGAAGCACCTCCTGCACAAGAAGCCCACCGTGATGAGCCCTCACATCCACAAGAAGCCGGCGGTGCCAGAGTACAAGCCGCCGACAACGACGACGCCTGTGCCGGTGTACCACTCGCCCGTGCCGGAGTACAAGCCGGGCCACCCGACGCCGACTCCGATCTACCATCCTACAGCTGAGCACAAGACACAGAACCATGAGACAGACACTGAGAAGTTCAAGAAGCTCCTCCCCTTCATCAAGAAGAACCCCTTCTTCTTTCCCAAGTTCCCCAAGTTCCCTGGGGGCAAGGAGATCAAGGCGTAG